The genomic region CCGAAGGAGGTGATGAAGAGATCGATGAAGTCGGCGTAATCCTTGGGATGACGCGGCGGTGACGAGGTTTTGGCCTCGATCCCGATCGAGGGGGGGGTGTACAGCACGCAAGGGAGGAGCTCCACCTCCTGCGCCAGCCGCGGGATGAGCCAGTCGTACCACTTCTTCCCCTCGCTGGTGTACCAGTCCGCCCAGGAGATCCCGGTCCTCAGGCTCTTGGCGCCGACGGCCTTCATGTCGGAGAGGACCCTCTCCACCCGTTCCCGCTCGCCCGGCCGGAACCACTCCACGATGCCGAAGGATCCCGGAACTGATTCGCTGCTGGCCCTTTTCATAGCGTCAACCCCCGCTGGGTGAGCTCGGCATGCGCCTCGGAAACCCGGTCGATGGCGACCTCCCCTTCCAGCCACCCCGCCAGCTCGGCGAGCCCCTCGTCGAAGGAGACCCTCGGGGCGTAGCCGAGTGCGGAGCGGGCGGAACTTATGTCCGCGAAGCAGTGCCGGATGTCTCCGGCCCGGTAGCTGCCGGTGATCTCCGGCTCGATCTCCTCGCAGTTGAGCACCCGGCGGAAACGCTTGAGCACCTCGAGGACGCTGATGTTGGCCCCGCTCCCTATGTTGAAGAGCTGCTCCTGCTGCTGGTCCACCTGGAGCGCGAGCCGGCAGGCCGTCACCACGTCGTGCACGCTGACGAAGTCCCGCTGCTGCAGCCCGTCCTCGTAGATGCGCGGCGGGTTCCCGTTCATGAGCCTGGAGGCGAAGATGGCGAGCACACCGGTGTAGGGGTTGGAGAGCGCCTGCCTGGTACCGTAGACGTTGAAAAAGCGCAGGGCGATCACCGGTATGTGGTAGCAGCTCCCCACGATCAGCGCCATCCGCTCCTGGTCGTACTTGGAAAGCGCGTAGACCGATGCCAGCGACGGCGACTTGTCCTCGGGCGTCGCGACCGGGCGCAGCGGCTCGCTCCTGCGGTTGAAAGGCTCCCAGCGCCCCCGCTGCAACTGCTCCAGGGGGCGACTCACGTCGTCGTAGCAAAGGCCGTCGGCGTCGCGGTAGCGCCCTTCGCCGTAGATACTCATGCTGGAGGCGACAATCAGCTTGCGGTGCCCCTTGGCGTGGGCCATCGCTTCAAGGAGCACGGCGGTGCCGCAGTTGTTGACCGAGGTGTACTGCTCGATCTCATACATGCTCTGCCCGACCCCGACCATGGCGGCCAGGTGGAATACCGCTTCTGTCCCCGAAAGCGCCCTTTGCACCGCGGCCTGGTCCCGCACGTCCCCTTTGATCAGCTCAACCTCAGGATCCAGGTACCTCGGACGGTTTCCCTCCGGCCCGTGCACTTGCGGCACCAGGCTGTCCAGAACCCGGACGCGGTAACCGTGACGAAGAAGCTCATCCGCCAAGTGAGATCCAATGAATCCGGCTCCCCCTGTGATTAGAACGCTCCCTGCCATAAGGCCCTCCTTGGGTTGACGAGATCTGCTGCTGCGCGATTATCTAATTAACACAAAGTTAATCCTTTTAAATTAACAAATGTCAATACTAGCAGTGCCATTTTTCATGTCAAACGTTTTTTGCAGCTGTTAATGGAAAATCACCCTGTAACTTGGCAGACATCCGCGCTGCCCCCCTCTTTCCGGTCCCGGTTTTCCACTTCGCCGCCAATGAGTCGAGGCCCCCCCATGAGGCTCATGCTTAAGTCTCAGATGAACCTCGGCATGAAGCTGCTGCCGCAGTTTTAAAACGGACGAACTATGTTATTTTTAGAGCCTGTTAATTTTACTGAAGGAGAGCCGAACGGAGGTGGCGATGACCGAGCTGCAAAGACGACTACCCATCGGAGCGGAGATTGTCCCGGATGGTGTCCACTTCCGTGTCTGGGCACCGGCGCACCGGAAGGTGGAGGTAGTGCTGGAGGGGGGAGTCGGCCAGGGAAGCTCCGTGGAGCTGGAATCGGAGGAGGAAGGCTTCTTCGCCGGGGTCGCAAGCCAGGCGCGGGTGGGGTCCTTGTACCGCTTCCGGCTGGACCAGGGGGAAAACCTGCACCCCGACCCAGCCTCGCGCTTCCAGCCCGACGGCCCGCACGGCCCTTCCCGGGTGGTCGACCCCTCCAGGTACAGGTGGAGCGACGGCGACTGGCCCGGCATCCTGCGCGAGGGGCACGTGATCTACGAAATGCACCTGGGG from Citrifermentans bremense harbors:
- a CDS encoding NAD-dependent epimerase/dehydratase family protein, with product MAGSVLITGGAGFIGSHLADELLRHGYRVRVLDSLVPQVHGPEGNRPRYLDPEVELIKGDVRDQAAVQRALSGTEAVFHLAAMVGVGQSMYEIEQYTSVNNCGTAVLLEAMAHAKGHRKLIVASSMSIYGEGRYRDADGLCYDDVSRPLEQLQRGRWEPFNRRSEPLRPVATPEDKSPSLASVYALSKYDQERMALIVGSCYHIPVIALRFFNVYGTRQALSNPYTGVLAIFASRLMNGNPPRIYEDGLQQRDFVSVHDVVTACRLALQVDQQQEQLFNIGSGANISVLEVLKRFRRVLNCEEIEPEITGSYRAGDIRHCFADISSARSALGYAPRVSFDEGLAELAGWLEGEVAIDRVSEAHAELTQRGLTL